A single genomic interval of Lathyrus oleraceus cultivar Zhongwan6 chromosome 7, CAAS_Psat_ZW6_1.0, whole genome shotgun sequence harbors:
- the LOC127104413 gene encoding uncharacterized protein LOC127104413 — protein sequence MTFPRSHFQGTHDSDVGPSRITHVNDVALDDMDVDEALEDAVISYVNMDARENESRHAFRAKHNIARNFKNNMMMAKSRLPHPFTCRHCNARLFHHESRDTCCNGGKVSFSRVDAPIELQQLFLDGSTEGKHFRQHIRSYNHVLSFTSIGVHVDENILASGRGIYTFRAQGAFYHNIGGFYPNEGVRLRFFQLYIYDTDNELHNRMQENPQLHQSVVHKLQKMLHQFNPFVIRFKQLSILPNISECSLILKERPRNHHQYNLPTAEQVAKIIVGCDADSMDYGRDINVIRCDGNLKKVQETKGYYDPLQYPIRPNDQSMLLNAGQLLQQYVVDNYVKIESGRLRWIKEHQSDIRSELYQGLHDALHVGETNEENIGKRTILPSSFIGSRRDMTQRYEDDMAIVLNGGKPDIFLTMTYNPSWSEITSELLSFQTPQDRPDLLTRIFHSKFEKLKDDVINKGVLGKVKSYMYVTELQKRGLPHVHMLLVLESNDKLCDPKDYDSMVRAEIPKLECEPQLHEAVVRHMIHVPCGIINRKSPCMKDGHCKKRFPKQFLDETHQGTDSYPEYRTRFDESVSLGKDRSVDNRWVVPYNPWLLLKYDCHINVEICSSIKSIKYLYKYVYKGPDCVAMEVHKGSYMDEVQQYVDARWICAPKALWKIFRFTLYRLYPSVERLQIHLPNCHQVRFYDHQQIADVLNNERNSKTMLTQFFALNLRDP from the exons ATGACTTTTCCAAGATCACACTTTCAAGGAACTCATGATAGTGATGTCGGCCCAAGTAGAATTACACATGTTAATGATGTTGCACTTG ATGATATGGATGTTGATGAAGCTTTGGAGGATGCAGTAATATCATATGTTAACATGGATGCCAGGGAAAATG AATCAAGACATGCTTTTCGAGCAAAGCACAATATTGCTcgaaatttcaaaaataatatGATGATGGCAAAATCCCGGTTGCCTCATCCATTTACCTGTAGACACTGCAATGCAAGATTGTTTCATCATGAATCACGTGACACGTGTTGTAATGGTGGAAAGGTATCATTCTCACGAGTTGATGCTCCTATAGAATTGCAACAATTATTTTTGGATGGTTCAACTGAAGGAAAACATTTTAGGCAACATATTCGAAGTTATAACCATGTGCTTTCATTCACTTCAATTGGTGTTCATGTTGATGAGAATATTCTTGCATCTGGTCGTGGTATATACACATTTCGTGCTCAAGGTGCTTTTTACCATAACATAGGAGGTTTCTATCCAAATGAGGGTGTCAGACTGCGTTTCTTTCAACTATACATCTACGACACCGATAATGAGCTACATAATAGAATGCAGGAAAATCCACAGTTGCACCAAAGTGTAGTTCACAAATTACAGAAAATGCTCCATCAGTTTAATCCTTTTGTAATTAGGTTCAAGCAACTTTCAATACTTCCAAATATCAGTGAATGTAGCCTCATACTTAAAGAGCGTCCACGTAATCACCATCAATACAATCTTCCAACTGCTGAACAAGTTGCGAAAATTATTGTTGGATGTGATGCAGATTCTATGGATTATGGAAGGGATATTAATGTCATTCGTTGTGATGGAAATCTCAAGAAAGTTCAAGAGACAAAGGGATATTATGATCCTTTGCAATACCCT ATTCGCCCAAATGATCAATCAATGTTGTTAAATGCGGGTCAACTGTTGCAACAATATGTTGTAGACAAttatgtcaaaattgaatcagGGAGATTAAGGTGGATTAAAGAGCACCAAAGTGATATACGTTCTGAATTGTACCAAGGTTTACATGATGCTTTGCATGTTGGTGAAACTAATGAAG AGAACATTGGAAAAAGAACAATATTGCCATCATCATTTATTGGCAGTCGTCGAGACATGACACAACGTTATGAAGATGACATGGCTATTGTTCTTAATGGCGGTAAACCAGATATTTTTCTAACAATGACATACAATCCTTCTTGGAGTGAGATAACATCAGAACTTTTGTCTTTTCAAACACCACAAGATCGTCCAGATTTGCTAACAAGAATATTTCATTCGAAATTTGAGAAATTGAAGGATGATGTTATTAATAAAGGAGTCTTGGGTAAAGTTAAAAGCTACATGTATGTCACTGAACTTCAAAAGCGAGGACTGCCGCATGTGCATATGTTATTGGTCTTAGAAAGTAACGATAAGTTGTGTGACCCAAAAGATTATGATAGTATGGTAAGAGCAGAAATACCTAAATTAGAATGTGAACCACAGTTGCATGAAGCTGTTGTAAGACATATGATCCACGTACCTTGCGGCATAATCAACCGAAAGTCTCCATGTATGAAAGACGGACATTGTAAAAAAAGGTTTCCCAAACAATTCTTGGATGAAACACATCAAGGCACTGACTCATATCCCGAGTATAGGACAAGGTTTGATGAGTCTGTATCATTAGGTAAAGATAGGTCTGTCGATAATAGATGGGTGGTTCCTTATAACCCTTGGTTACTGTTAAAGTATGACTGTCACATCAATGTAGAGATTTGCAGTAGCATTAAAAGTATCAAGTATCTATACAAATATGTGTACAAGGGCCCTGATTGTGTGGCTATGGAGGTTCATAAAGGATCATACATGGATGAAGTTCAGCAATATGTTGATGCAAGATGGATTTGTGCTCCCAAGGCATTATGGAAAATATTTCGATTCACTCTTTACCGATTATATCCTTCAGTTGAAAGATTGCAGATCCACTTGCCGAACTGCCATCAAGTGCGCTTTTATGATCATCAACAAATTGCAGATGTGTTAAATAATGAACGCAACTCCAAAACAATGCTCACACAATTCTTTGCATTGAATCTACGAGATCCATAA